GGCCGACCTGGGTCGCCGGGTCCAGCGGGTCGCCGACGACCAGGGCGGCCGCCGCCGCGGCGAAGGCGTCCGCGAACTCGTCGTAGCGCGAGCGCGGGAGGAGGATGCGGGTCTGGGCCACGCAGGCCTGCCCGTTGTTCATGAAGGCGGCCGAGACGATCCCGGGGACGGCGGTGGCGAGGTCCGCGTCGGGCAGCACGACCGCCGCGGACTTGCCGCCGAGCTCCAGCGTCACCCGGGTCAGGTTGCGCGAGGCCACCTCCATGACCCGCCGGCCGGCCGCGACCGAGCCGGTGAAGGAGACCTTGTCGACGCCGGGGTGCCCGACCAGGTACTCGCTCACCTCGCGGTCGGCCGGGAGGATCGACAGCACGCCCTGGGGCAGCCCGGCCTCCTGCGCGATCTCGGCCAGCAGATAGGCGTCGAGCGGCGACTCCGGTGACGGCTTCAGCACCACCGAGCAGCCGGTGAGCAGCGCGGGGGCGAGCTTGGCGGCGGCCACGAACTGCGGGACGTTCCACGGGACCACGGCCGCGACCACCCCCACGGGCTCGCGCCGCACGAGGAGCTTGCCGAGCACGCCGTCGCGCCGCTCCTCGAAGGTGAAGCCCCGCGCGACGGTGATCGCCGCGTCCCACACCATCATCGCGCCGAGGGCCTGCGCGAGGACGCTCCATGAGTACGGGGAGCCGTTCTCGGAGGAGATCACCCGGGCGATCTCGTCGTGGCGCGCCGCGATGCCGTCCTTGATGCGGGTGACGACGGCGATCCGCTCGTCGAGCGACAGCCGGGGCCAGGGCCCCTCGTCGAAGGCCCGCCGCGCCACGGCGACCGCCCGGTCCACGTCGGCCGCCGAGGCGTGGGGCACCCGCCCGATGACCTCCTCCGTGTGCGGCGAGACGACGTCGATGACGTCCTTGCCCAAGGGGTCCATCAGTTCCCCGCCGATGAACAGCTGTCCGTGTTCCACGAGCTCGGCCATGGCCACTGCCTGCCTTCGTCTGCGTTTCTGACGGTGTTTCAGGAACTGATACCAGTTCCCGGCCAACTAAGCCAGGGCTCCCACGGGAGCAGCCCCCACCAGCGGATTCACCGCCGATGGGGGCTGCTGTCGGACCACCTCGGACCACTGCGTCCGAGGCCGGTCCGGCACTACTGGATGTGGTGGCACTGCCGGGCGATGGTCGCCACGCGTGACGGGGTCCACGCGTAGAGGGTCGCGCACCCCTGACCGGTCCTCATGATCCTGGAACCGCCCTGCGGCCTCCATCCCGTCGCGTAACTGCGGGCACAGCGCCGCTGTTCGGCGCCCTGCACATGGAGATAGCGCTGACCGCGCGCGTAGTAGTCGAAGTCGATCCAGAAGTCGCAGACGCTGCCGACGGAGGCGAAGCTCGCGACGTCGCCGGTCAGCCTCAGTCCGCTCCCCCGGACCTCGTGATAGAGCGAGCCGCTCGG
Above is a genomic segment from Streptomyces asoensis containing:
- a CDS encoding aldehyde dehydrogenase, giving the protein MAELVEHGQLFIGGELMDPLGKDVIDVVSPHTEEVIGRVPHASAADVDRAVAVARRAFDEGPWPRLSLDERIAVVTRIKDGIAARHDEIARVISSENGSPYSWSVLAQALGAMMVWDAAITVARGFTFEERRDGVLGKLLVRREPVGVVAAVVPWNVPQFVAAAKLAPALLTGCSVVLKPSPESPLDAYLLAEIAQEAGLPQGVLSILPADREVSEYLVGHPGVDKVSFTGSVAAGRRVMEVASRNLTRVTLELGGKSAAVVLPDADLATAVPGIVSAAFMNNGQACVAQTRILLPRSRYDEFADAFAAAAAALVVGDPLDPATQVGPLVARRQQRRNLDYIRIGQEEGAKILTGGARPAGLERGWYVEPTLFGDVDNSMRIAREEIFGPVICLLPYGDEAEALRIANDSDYGLSGSVWTADVERGIEVARQVRTGTYSVNTFSLDMLGPFGGYKNSGLGREFGPEGFGEYLEHKMIHLPAGWEG